One Carassius carassius chromosome 20, fCarCar2.1, whole genome shotgun sequence DNA segment encodes these proteins:
- the tyw3 gene encoding tRNA wybutosine-synthesizing protein 3 homolog isoform X2, translating to MAGDTFESWKNQCLSKCDFSKKGSVDDDICHIVSFINSHDRYFTTSSCSGRIILFDGAWDCQVQKRNCSWLFVTHQKCQSEDVLTSLEKSVGDATLKFEPFVLHVQCKKLEDAQLLHTVAVNSGFRNSGITVGKKGKIIMAVRSTHCLEVPVSHRGTVLITDQYLDFLVGVSNQKMEENLKRIERFYECLKTALQPQEQNCILKEAADKKPIYRRRRRRPQDDSVTDCCQSVNDHNENSEEETVCDLLFL from the exons ATGGCCGGCGATACGTTTGAATCATGGAAGAACCAGTGTCTTAGTAAGTGTGATTTCAGCAAGAAGGGCAGTGTGGATGACGATATTTGTCATATTGTCTCCTTTATCAACAGCCACGATCGGTATTTCACGACAAGCTCTTGCTCCGGAAGAATCATCCTTTTTGACGGG GCATGGGACTGCCAAGTGCAAAAGCGAAACTGCTCCTGGTTATTTGTTACCCATCAGAAGTGCCAAAGTGAAGATGTG ctTACAAGTCTGGAGAAATCTGTTGGAGATGCCACTTTGAAGTTTGAGCCTTTTGTCCTTCACGTTCAGTGTAAAAAGCTTGAAGATGCACAGCTTCTG CATACTGTTGCAGTAAACTCAGGCTTTAGGAATTCTGGTATAACTGTGGGAAAGAAAGGCAAGATCATCATG gcaGTACGCAGCACACATTGTCTTGAGGTTCCTGTCAGCCACAGAGGAACAGTCCTCATCACTGACCAATATCTTGATTTCCTTGTTGGAGTTTCTAACCAGAAGATGGAAGAAAATCTTAAAAGAATAGAGAG GTTCTATGAGTGCTTAAAAACTGCCCTACAACCTCAAGAACAGAATTGTATTTTAAAGGAAGCAGCCGACAAGAAACCTATTTACAGACGGAGAAGGAGAAGGCCACAGGATGATTCTGTGACAGACTGTTGCCAGAGCGTCAATGATCATAATGAAAACAGTGAAGAGGAAACTGTCTGTGATCTACTGTTTTTATGA
- the tyw3 gene encoding tRNA wybutosine-synthesizing protein 3 homolog isoform X1, which yields MAGDTFESWKNQCLSKCDFSKKGSVDDDICHIVSFINSHDRYFTTSSCSGRIILFDGAWDCQVQKRNCSWLFVTHQKCQSEDVFCVFLKQLTSLEKSVGDATLKFEPFVLHVQCKKLEDAQLLHTVAVNSGFRNSGITVGKKGKIIMAVRSTHCLEVPVSHRGTVLITDQYLDFLVGVSNQKMEENLKRIERFYECLKTALQPQEQNCILKEAADKKPIYRRRRRRPQDDSVTDCCQSVNDHNENSEEETVCDLLFL from the exons ATGGCCGGCGATACGTTTGAATCATGGAAGAACCAGTGTCTTAGTAAGTGTGATTTCAGCAAGAAGGGCAGTGTGGATGACGATATTTGTCATATTGTCTCCTTTATCAACAGCCACGATCGGTATTTCACGACAAGCTCTTGCTCCGGAAGAATCATCCTTTTTGACGGG GCATGGGACTGCCAAGTGCAAAAGCGAAACTGCTCCTGGTTATTTGTTACCCATCAGAAGTGCCAAAGTGAAGATGTG TtttgtgtgtttctaaaacagctTACAAGTCTGGAGAAATCTGTTGGAGATGCCACTTTGAAGTTTGAGCCTTTTGTCCTTCACGTTCAGTGTAAAAAGCTTGAAGATGCACAGCTTCTG CATACTGTTGCAGTAAACTCAGGCTTTAGGAATTCTGGTATAACTGTGGGAAAGAAAGGCAAGATCATCATG gcaGTACGCAGCACACATTGTCTTGAGGTTCCTGTCAGCCACAGAGGAACAGTCCTCATCACTGACCAATATCTTGATTTCCTTGTTGGAGTTTCTAACCAGAAGATGGAAGAAAATCTTAAAAGAATAGAGAG GTTCTATGAGTGCTTAAAAACTGCCCTACAACCTCAAGAACAGAATTGTATTTTAAAGGAAGCAGCCGACAAGAAACCTATTTACAGACGGAGAAGGAGAAGGCCACAGGATGATTCTGTGACAGACTGTTGCCAGAGCGTCAATGATCATAATGAAAACAGTGAAGAGGAAACTGTCTGTGATCTACTGTTTTTATGA
- the tyw3 gene encoding tRNA wybutosine-synthesizing protein 3 homolog isoform X3: MEEPVSYHDRYFTTSSCSGRIILFDGAWDCQVQKRNCSWLFVTHQKCQSEDVFCVFLKQLTSLEKSVGDATLKFEPFVLHVQCKKLEDAQLLHTVAVNSGFRNSGITVGKKGKIIMAVRSTHCLEVPVSHRGTVLITDQYLDFLVGVSNQKMEENLKRIERFYECLKTALQPQEQNCILKEAADKKPIYRRRRRRPQDDSVTDCCQSVNDHNENSEEETVCDLLFL, encoded by the exons ATGGAAGAACCAGTGTCTTA CCACGATCGGTATTTCACGACAAGCTCTTGCTCCGGAAGAATCATCCTTTTTGACGGG GCATGGGACTGCCAAGTGCAAAAGCGAAACTGCTCCTGGTTATTTGTTACCCATCAGAAGTGCCAAAGTGAAGATGTG TtttgtgtgtttctaaaacagctTACAAGTCTGGAGAAATCTGTTGGAGATGCCACTTTGAAGTTTGAGCCTTTTGTCCTTCACGTTCAGTGTAAAAAGCTTGAAGATGCACAGCTTCTG CATACTGTTGCAGTAAACTCAGGCTTTAGGAATTCTGGTATAACTGTGGGAAAGAAAGGCAAGATCATCATG gcaGTACGCAGCACACATTGTCTTGAGGTTCCTGTCAGCCACAGAGGAACAGTCCTCATCACTGACCAATATCTTGATTTCCTTGTTGGAGTTTCTAACCAGAAGATGGAAGAAAATCTTAAAAGAATAGAGAG GTTCTATGAGTGCTTAAAAACTGCCCTACAACCTCAAGAACAGAATTGTATTTTAAAGGAAGCAGCCGACAAGAAACCTATTTACAGACGGAGAAGGAGAAGGCCACAGGATGATTCTGTGACAGACTGTTGCCAGAGCGTCAATGATCATAATGAAAACAGTGAAGAGGAAACTGTCTGTGATCTACTGTTTTTATGA